Proteins encoded together in one Astatotilapia calliptera chromosome 7, fAstCal1.2, whole genome shotgun sequence window:
- the lman2la gene encoding lectin, mannose-binding 2-like a isoform X1 → MQPSGPMGVKVTVQWAGFRATMAAASSSSLYSGSKLLLGFICKGKKMPLKFRWTIAFLVVTLSLCFADDDHEMEEFLKREHSLSKPYQGVGSSSSSHWELMGDAMVTTEQVRLTPDMQSRQGAIWSRIPCHLKDWEVQVHFKIHGQGKKNLNGDGLAIWYTKERMQKGPVFGNKDNFTGLGVFVDTYPNEEKHIEAQKKRYTPRTQRIFPFVLAMVGNGTISYDHERDGRPTELGGCNAMVRNLKHDSFLFIRYVRRRLTVMIDIDGQHEWRDCLDLPGVRLPQGYYFGASAITGDLSDNHDIISMKLYQLTVLRSKKEEEEEEDVITIPSVDNMELIRLGQSDEGMSGIAIFFTVLFSMLGCIFLIVIGLVVYSHWNENRRKRFY, encoded by the exons ATGCAACCCAGCGGACCAATGGGAGTGAAGGTGACGGTTCAGTGGGCTGGGTTTAGAGCAACGATGGCCGccgccagcagcagcagtctctACAGTGGCTCCAAATTACTGCTCGGTTTTATATGCAAAGGGAAGAAAATGCCTTTGAAATTTCGCTGGACAATCGCTTTTCTGGTTGTTACTCTAAGCCTGTGTTTTGCCGACGATGACCACGAAATGGAGGAGTTCCTTAAGCGGGAGCATTCCCTTTCCAAGCCTTACCAAG GTGTGGGCTCCTCAAGCTCCTCCCACTGGGAGCTGATGGGCGATGCCATGGTAACCACCGAGCAGGTGCGCCTGACACCTGACATGCAGAGCAGACAGGGGGCGATATGGAGCCGCATT CCCTGCCATCTGAAGGACTGGGAGGTGCAGGTGCACTTTAAAATTCACGGGCAAGGAAAGAAGAACCTGAACGGTGACGGGTTGGCCATTTGGTACACGAAGGAACGCATGCAGAAAG GGCCTGTTTTTGGAAATAAGGACAACTTCACCGGCTTGGGCGTTTTTGTGGACACATACCCCAATGAGGAGAAACACATAGAG GCGCAGAAGAAGAGATACACTCCTCGCACACAG AGGATCTTCCCCTTCGTCCTGGCAATGGTGGGGAATGGCACCATCAGCTACGACCACGAGCGGGATGGCCGGCCCACAGAGCTGGGTGGCTGCAACGCCATGGTGCGCAACCTCAAGCACGATAGCTTCCTCTTCATCCGATACGTCCGCCGCAGGCTCACG GTGATGATAGATATCGACGGGCAGCATGAATGGAGGGACTGCCTGGACCTACCTGGCGTGCGGTTGCCACAAGGCTATTATTTTGGCGCTTCAGCAATCACTGGAGATCTCTCAG ATAACCATGATATAATTTCTATGAAACTCTACCAACTGACGGTGCTGCGgagcaaaaaggaagaagaggaggaagaagacgtAATAACCATACCCAGTGTAGACAACATGGAGCTCATCAGAT TGGGTCAGAGTGATGAGGGGATGAGCGGAATAGCCATTTTCTTCACCGTGCTCTTCTCCATGCTGGGGTGCATCTTCCTCATCGTTATCGGCCTGGTGGTGTACAGCCACTGGAACGAGAACAGACGCAAGCGCTTCTACTGA
- the lman2la gene encoding lectin, mannose-binding 2-like a isoform X2, with the protein MQPSGPMGVKVTVQWAGFRATMAAASSSSLYSGSKLLLGFICKGKKMPLKFRWTIAFLVVTLSLCFADDDHEMEEFLKREHSLSKPYQGVGSSSSSHWELMGDAMVTTEQVRLTPDMQSRQGAIWSRIPCHLKDWEVQVHFKIHGQGKKNLNGDGLAIWYTKERMQKGPVFGNKDNFTGLGVFVDTYPNEEKHIERIFPFVLAMVGNGTISYDHERDGRPTELGGCNAMVRNLKHDSFLFIRYVRRRLTVMIDIDGQHEWRDCLDLPGVRLPQGYYFGASAITGDLSDNHDIISMKLYQLTVLRSKKEEEEEEDVITIPSVDNMELIRLGQSDEGMSGIAIFFTVLFSMLGCIFLIVIGLVVYSHWNENRRKRFY; encoded by the exons ATGCAACCCAGCGGACCAATGGGAGTGAAGGTGACGGTTCAGTGGGCTGGGTTTAGAGCAACGATGGCCGccgccagcagcagcagtctctACAGTGGCTCCAAATTACTGCTCGGTTTTATATGCAAAGGGAAGAAAATGCCTTTGAAATTTCGCTGGACAATCGCTTTTCTGGTTGTTACTCTAAGCCTGTGTTTTGCCGACGATGACCACGAAATGGAGGAGTTCCTTAAGCGGGAGCATTCCCTTTCCAAGCCTTACCAAG GTGTGGGCTCCTCAAGCTCCTCCCACTGGGAGCTGATGGGCGATGCCATGGTAACCACCGAGCAGGTGCGCCTGACACCTGACATGCAGAGCAGACAGGGGGCGATATGGAGCCGCATT CCCTGCCATCTGAAGGACTGGGAGGTGCAGGTGCACTTTAAAATTCACGGGCAAGGAAAGAAGAACCTGAACGGTGACGGGTTGGCCATTTGGTACACGAAGGAACGCATGCAGAAAG GGCCTGTTTTTGGAAATAAGGACAACTTCACCGGCTTGGGCGTTTTTGTGGACACATACCCCAATGAGGAGAAACACATAGAG AGGATCTTCCCCTTCGTCCTGGCAATGGTGGGGAATGGCACCATCAGCTACGACCACGAGCGGGATGGCCGGCCCACAGAGCTGGGTGGCTGCAACGCCATGGTGCGCAACCTCAAGCACGATAGCTTCCTCTTCATCCGATACGTCCGCCGCAGGCTCACG GTGATGATAGATATCGACGGGCAGCATGAATGGAGGGACTGCCTGGACCTACCTGGCGTGCGGTTGCCACAAGGCTATTATTTTGGCGCTTCAGCAATCACTGGAGATCTCTCAG ATAACCATGATATAATTTCTATGAAACTCTACCAACTGACGGTGCTGCGgagcaaaaaggaagaagaggaggaagaagacgtAATAACCATACCCAGTGTAGACAACATGGAGCTCATCAGAT TGGGTCAGAGTGATGAGGGGATGAGCGGAATAGCCATTTTCTTCACCGTGCTCTTCTCCATGCTGGGGTGCATCTTCCTCATCGTTATCGGCCTGGTGGTGTACAGCCACTGGAACGAGAACAGACGCAAGCGCTTCTACTGA